From a single Aspergillus puulaauensis MK2 DNA, chromosome 2, nearly complete sequence genomic region:
- the SER1 gene encoding O-phospho-L-serine:2-oxoglutarate transaminase (BUSCO:EOG09262B1U;~COG:E;~EggNog:ENOG410PFY6;~InterPro:IPR000192,IPR015424,IPR022278,IPR015422;~antiSMASH:Cluster_2.7;~go_function: GO:0003824 - catalytic activity [Evidence IEA];~go_function: GO:0004648 - O-phospho-L-serine:2-oxoglutarate aminotransferase activity [Evidence IEA];~go_process: GO:0006564 - L-serine biosynthetic process [Evidence IEA]), with protein sequence MKREDITYLGAGPAALPTNVLATAAEALQNYEGTGLGVAEHSHRSELASGILNTMKADLSNFLDIPDEFEILIMQGGGSGQFDATVYNLTAIWVERQRQKILKEKGDISEEDVITELRKKVEAEFRVDYLVTGSWSLKASQEAVRLLGPEYVNVASDARTANNGKFGKIADESTWKLSPKAAMVYLCENETVDGVEYPAFPKVLESKGSEDDPIVIGDFSSTILSRRIPFENFSIVYFGAQKNLGMAGITGVIIRKSLLPPVSPPCSPTILRKLGLPVAPTILDYSVCQKNNSLYNTLSIFDVYVAGQVIKKLLNDFPDKVDGQQAVAERKARKVYDTLEAYPEIYRIVPDKAVRSRMNICFRVVKNGNVDEAEKTFLKGGTERGITGMKGHRSVGGIRVSNYNAIPESGIDKLVVYLKEFATL encoded by the exons ATGAAGAGAGAAGACATCACATACCTGGGTGCTGGCCCTGCCGCCCTGCCTACAAACGTCCTTGCAACCGCCGCAGAGGCCCTCCAGAACTATGAGGGCACCGGATT GGGCGTGGCCGAACACAGCCATCGCAGCGAATTGGCGTCTGGTATCTTGAATACTATGAAAGCGGATCTGTCGAATTTCCTTGACATTCCGGACGAGTTTGAGATTTTGATCATGCAGG GCGGTGGCTCCGGTCAATTCGATGCGACGGTATACAACCTTACGGCGATCTGGGTTGAGAGGCAGAGACAGAAGAtcctgaaggagaagggcgacATTTCAGAGGAGGATGTCATTACTGAGCTGCGCAAGAAGGTCGAGGCAGAGTTCCGGGTGGATTATTTGGTTACTGGATC ATGGTCGCTCAAGGCCAGCCAGGAGGCAGTGCGACTCCTCGGACCCGAATACGTGAACGTCGCCAGTGACGCGCGGACAGCGAACAACGGGAAGTTCGGTAAGATCGCGGACGAGTCGACATGGAAGCTGAGCCCTAAGGCGGCGATGGTGTATCTCTGCGAGAACGAGACTGTCGACGGTGTCGAGTATCCCGCTTTCCCCAAGGTCCTTGAGTCGAAGGGCTCCGAGGATGACCCTATTGTCATTGGAGATTTTTCGTCTACCATTCTTTCAAGGCGCATCCCCTTTGAGAACTTCTCTATCGTCTACTTTGGAGCTCAGAAGAACCTGGGTATGGCCGGTATCACTGGCGTTATCATTCGCAAGAGCCTGCTCCCACCTGTCTCTCCTCCGTGCTCGCCAACTATTCTGCGGAAGCTCGGATTGCCTGTTGCGCCGACTATCCTTGATTACTCTGTTTGCCAGAAGAACAACAGCCTTTACAACACTCTCAGCATCTTCGA TGTATACGTTGCTGGACAGGTCATCAAGAAGCTCCTGAATGACTTCCCCGACAAGGTCGACGGACAGCAGGCTGTTGCTGAGCGGAAAGCACGCAAGGTCTACGATACTCTGGAGGCTTATCCTGAGATCTACCGCATTGTCCCAGACAAGGCCGTGCGCTCACGCATGAACATCTGCTTCCGGGTTGTCAAG AACGGAAACGTCGACGAAGCCGAAAAGACCTTCCTCAAGGGCGGCACTGAGCGCGGCATCACCGGCATGAAGGGCCACAGAAGCGTTGGAGGCATCCGCGTTTCAAACTACAATGCCATTCCTGAATCTGGTATCGACAAGCTTGTTGTATACCTAAAAGAATTCGCTACGTTATAG
- a CDS encoding uncharacterized protein (COG:S;~EggNog:ENOG410PIQV;~TransMembrane:6 (i32-53o59-78i185-207o213-233i291-309o315-334i);~antiSMASH:Cluster_2.7), whose translation MPPPRPSLWSRSFDTGLTSSEISTQLRNPGDIFSVLLILGGDVVCRAIAQLAGDGITPVSFSFGWVAYIVAALLAAIGDRRLMPLPDSPCLVINARSGYVRDNRSWILGRILRDFEIWMDDGHPDGPIHRQLNKMRDQRWEKARHNAHREHPGASESIARPSKAGLCVSVFDAAQARPGYPGYDLLYYLGIGTAILQLGIAAIPLGIWGDWGVLLVTAAGIILSFTTASLPQWQQEKWSCRRNSRKTIILTRGNGSQHAIVIVGAGRGLDLEDLASGPIDMDVSRASATTLILMALAALWIVLLIVAAGLQQNTWFLLATGGIGMFENILVAGWPRQPKYFGIPLVFKDVIGETGVMDTLFAVERAYPRAGQAMLNTFFPGRLSNKERERWDELHQLADALDESARETALTSPE comes from the exons ATGCCGCCACCCCGGCCGTCTCTCTGGAGCCGCTCGTTCGACACAGGTCTCACGTCTTCGGAGATCTCAACCCAGTTACGCAACCCCGGCGACATCTTCTCTGTTCTCCTGATCCTCGGCGGAGATGTCGTCTGTCGCGCCATTGCCCAGCTAGCTGGAGACGGAATCACCCCCGTTTCGTTCTCTTTCG GATGGGTGGCTTATATTGTAGCAGCACTGCTAGCTGCAATAGGAGATCGTAGACTGATGCCTCTCCCAGATAGTCCGTGCCTGGTGATCAATGCGCGGTCAGGGTATGTCCGGGATAACCGCAGCTGGATCCTGGGCCGGATTCTACGCGACTTTGAAATctggatggatgatggacATCCAGACGGGCCAATCCATCGCCAGCTAAATAAGATGCGCGATCAGCGGTGGGAAAAGGCTCGTCACAACGCCCACCGCGAGCATCCAGGCGCTTCCGAAAGCATTGCCCGGCCGTCAAAGGCCGGTCTTTGCGTCTCGGTTTTCGACGCTGCGCAGGCCCGGCCTGGGTATCCCGGTTATGATCTGCTTTACTACTTGGGTATCGGCACTGCAATTCTGCAGTTGGGCATTGCTGCTATCCCGCTTGGGATATGGGGTGACTGGGGTGTATTGCTTGTCACTGCCGCTGGGATCATCCTATCGTTTACGACAGCTAGTCTTCCTCAGTGGCAGCAAGAGAAGTGGTCTTGTCGACGCAATTCCAGAAAGACCATTATTCTCACTCGTGGCAATGGGTCTCAACACGCTATAGTTATCGTTGGCGCCGGCCGGGGGTTAGACTTGGAAGACCTCGCGAGCGGGCCTATAGATATGGATGTATCTCGCGCGTCAGCGACGACACTAATCCTCATGGCCCTCGCCGCGCTCTGGATAGTACTCCTGATTGTCGCCGCAGGTCTTCAGCAGAATACGTGGTTCTTGCTGGCTACGGGAGGCATCGGGATGTTTGAGAATATCCTGGTTGCTGGATGGCCACGCCAGCCGAAATATTTTGGCATTCCACTCGTATTTAAGGACGTTATAGGGGAGACCGGAGTCATGGATACTTTATTTGCTGTAGAGCGGGCCTATCCTCGTGCTGGCCAGGCGATGCTGAACACATTCTTTCCGGGTAGGCTGTCCAAcaaggagagggagagatgggATGAACTGCACCAGTTGGCGGACGCATTAGATGAGTCTGCGCGAGAGACTGCATTAACCTCGCCAGAGTGA
- a CDS encoding uncharacterized protein (COG:S;~EggNog:ENOG410PWHY;~InterPro:IPR036291,IPR008030;~PFAM:PF05368,PF03435,PF01118,PF13460;~antiSMASH:Cluster_2.7), producing the protein MPVVAVAGGTGGVGKTLVDVLTQEARHEIVVLTRKARENDAILDRAKQIEVDYSDIASLTQVLEEHKVSIVISALSLFEDEHSVSQLNLIKAAEDASSTRRFIPSEYSFIQTEDLLPLDPSIKYFLDAANQLRSSKTLQFTRVVPGFFMDYWGMPHVRTNIKPMAFGVDMQSCEAVIPGDGNDVICMTYTYDMAVFIARLLEVEQWEEFSVVVGDEVTFNQLVELGERIRGKFRLFYCSCSDSSIFWKVCVTNSTREEIQGGV; encoded by the exons ATGCCCGTTGTTGCTGTCGCCGGAGGCACGGGCGGTGTCGGCAAGACTCTTGTTGACGTCCTCACACAAGAGGCCAGGCACGAGATCGTTGTACTTACACGCAAG GCACGCGAAAATGATGCAATCCTCGACCGCGCAAAACAGATTGAAGTCGATTACTCGGACATCGCGTCGCTCACTCAGGTACTCGAAGAGCACAAAGTCAGCATTGTCATCTCGGCATTATCGCTCTTCGAAGACGAGCATAGCGTGTCGCAGCTGAACCTCATTAAGGCGGCCGAAGATGCGTCTTCGACGAGGAGGTTCATCCCGAGTGAATACTCGTTTATTCAGACAGAGGA CCTCCTTCCCCTCGACCCAAGCATAAAGTACTTCCTGGACGCGGCGAACCAGCTCAGAAGTTCAAAAACACTGCAGTTTACGCGCGTAGTCCCGGGCTTCTTCATGGACTACTGGGGCATGCCGCATGTACGCACTAATATCAAGCCGATGGCCTTCGGTGTCGATATGCAGAGCTGCGAGGCGGTTATCCCGGGCGACGGGAACGATGTGATCTGCATGACTTATACATATGACATGGCGGTGTTTATCGCGCggttgttggaggttgagcaGTGGGAGGAGTttagtgttgttgttggggatgaggttACGTTTAATCAGTTGGTTGAGCTTGGGGAGAGAATTAGGGGTAAGTTTCGTCTATTTTATTGCAGTTGTTCCGATTCGTCTATATTTTGGAAGGTTTGCGTTACTAATTCAACCAGGGAGGAAATTCAAGGTGGTGTATGA
- a CDS encoding cytochrome P450 (COG:Q;~EggNog:ENOG410PMR7;~InterPro:IPR001128,IPR017972,IPR002401,IPR036396;~PFAM:PF00067;~SMCOG1034:cytochrome P450;~TransMembrane:1 (o24-51i);~antiSMASH:Cluster_2.6;~go_function: GO:0005506 - iron ion binding [Evidence IEA];~go_function: GO:0016705 - oxidoreductase activity, acting on paired donors, with incorporation or reduction of molecular oxygen [Evidence IEA];~go_function: GO:0020037 - heme binding [Evidence IEA];~go_process: GO:0055114 - oxidation-reduction process [Evidence IEA]), with protein sequence MTITTDLLSWLQHDKDTSDPRASLALLAAAFFVLNFLFLLTYLTIIYPYFYSPFRHLPRPKGEIPLLGQHTTPYTKPLGSTYLQWILSTPNQGLITYRSILNQDRLLVTSPKAIAEVLVHNTYAYTKHPSERSVIQRFLGNGLTISEGEEHRFQRKAMTPIYALRNIRSFYGLFWEKGVELVKCLEGRLSTHTNLHGGSSGVEELNQWANRTTMDIIGLAALGRDFGCLGGEGVQSDLFQTYQEIFTWAPEKDVFMALNRVLPRTLVQWLPWRVNERIYVTSATLRDACRGLVRDKMDEFRRLGGEGEDLISRMMRLGGWEAEGLVEQLLTIIAAGHETSASAFTWACHLLSQNQDAQERLRAELLEVIPSLLTQDPASDTLASVLENLPYLNAVCNEVLRFNPPVPLIRRVCTTPTTILNHPVPQGTQVLICPYAINRSPELWGPDAGQFKPERWINPETGKANNDGGMVSNYANLTFSHGPRSCIGQNFAKAEMRALVAAFVSRFRFQLARPLDKVVPVGIVSVRPKDGLYLKIERVEGN encoded by the exons ATGACTATCACAACAGACCTTCTATCCTGGCTCCAACATGACAAGGACACCTCCGACCCGCGAGCctccctcgcccttctcgcggccgccttcttcgtcctcaacttcctcttcttACTCACATACCTAACCATAATATACCCCTACTTCTACAGCCCATTCCGCCACCTCCCCAGACCAAAG GGCGAAATCCCTCTCCTGGGCCAACACACAACCCCCTACACCAAACCCCTCGGCTCAACATACCTCCAATGGATTCTCTCAACGCCCAACCAGGGCCTAATAACCTACCGCAGCATCCTAAACCAAGACAGACTACTAGTTACATCACCCAAAGCAATCGCCGAGGTCCTGGTGCACAATACATATGCCTACACGAAACATCCCAGCGAACGCTCCGTCATCCAGCGGTTTCTGGGCAACGGGCTTACGATTTcagagggcgaggagcatAGATTCCAGCGGAAGGCTATGACGCCGATTTATGCCTTGAGGAATATTAGGTCGTTCTATGGGTTGTTTTGGGAGAAGGGGGTTGAGTTGGTTAAATGTCTTGAGGGGAGACTTTCCACCCATACCAATCTACATGGTGGAAGTTCTGGTGTCGAAGAGTTAAACCAGTGGGCGAATAGGACGACGATGGATATTATTGGTCTTGCGGCGCTGGGACGCGACTTTGGATGTCTTGGTGGCGAGGGGGTCCAGAGTGACCTGTTCCAGACGTATCAGGAGATCTTCACCTGGGCGCCTGAGAAGGATGTCTTTATGGCGCTGAACCGTGTCCTGCCGAGGACGCTTGTGCAGTGGTTGCCGTGGAGGGTGAATGAGCGGATCTATGTTACGAGTGCGACGCTGAGGGATGCTTGTCGGGGGCTGGTGAGGGACAAGATGGATGAGTTTAGGCGACTGGGCGGGGAAGGCGAGGATTTGatatcgaggatgatgaggttaGGTGGATGGGAGGCTGAGGGACTGGTTGAACAGTTGCTTACGATCATTGCTGCTGG GCATGAAACGTCCGCATCGGCATTCACCTGGGCATGCCATCTCCTATCCCAGAACCAGGATGCCCAAGAACGTCTACGAGCTGAGTTACTAGAGGTTATACCATCACTACTCACTCAAGACCCAGCTTCCGACACCCTCGCAAGCGTACTCGAAAACCTCCCATACCTCAACGCAGTCTGCAACGAAGTCCTCCGCTTCAACCCCCCAGTCCCCCTAATTCGGCGAGTCTGCACCACCCCAACAACGATTCTAAACCACCCAGTCCCACAGGGTACACAGGTCCTGATCTGCCCCTACGCCATAAACCGCAGCCCAGAGCTCTGGGGCCCCGACGCCGGCCAATTCAAGCCAGAGCGCTGGATTAACCCCGAAACAGGCAAAGCCAACAATGATGGCGGAATGGTCAGCAACTACGCCAATCTGACATTCTCGCATGGGCCTAGAAGCTGTATCGGACAGAACTTTGCGAAAGCCGAGATGAGGGCTTTGGTTGCGGCTTTTGTGTCCAGATTTAGGTTTCAGCTCGCGAGGCCGCTCGACAAAGTTGTTCCTGTTGGCATTGTCTCTGTGAGACCGAAAGATGGGCTATATTTGAAGATTGAACGGGTGGAAGGCAATTGA
- the ERG7_1 gene encoding terpene cyclase/mutase family protein (BUSCO:EOG09260SIZ;~COG:I;~EggNog:ENOG410PHHR;~InterPro:IPR018333,IPR008930,IPR032696,IPR002365, IPR032697;~PFAM:PF00432,PF13243,PF13249;~antiSMASH:Cluster_2.6;~go_component: GO:0005811 - lipid droplet [Evidence IEA];~go_function: GO:0000250 - lanosterol synthase activity [Evidence IEA];~go_function: GO:0016866 - intramolecular transferase activity [Evidence IEA];~go_function: GO:0042300 - beta-amyrin synthase activity [Evidence IEA];~go_process: GO:0016104 - triterpenoid biosynthetic process [Evidence IEA]): protein MATVTVTRTVPPSPFLENLDRTRWRLKNENGRHTWHYLEDDEAARRWPQTLADKYYLGLPLNQPTLPKPQTPLDAVKNGFTFFEKLQLAPGNWGCEYGGPMFLLPGIIIAWAVTNTPIQPAYRTEIRNYLFARAHPQGGWGLHVEGESTVFGTALNYTALRLLGVDAEEPIMVKARGVLHGYGGAVNAPHWAKFWLAILGVCHWDIVNPVPPETWLLPDWVPLAPWRWWVHMRQVFLPMSWIWSRKWTAPETSVVRELRKELFVQPWESIEWASYRNAIADVDNYHPKSWVLNTVNWVLADVWCPYLRPRGLVRRAEDWVSRLVDMEDANSDYSDLACVNGPMNMMVCYIRDGPDAYSVRRHRERLEDFLWVNSEGMLANGTNGVMCWDTAFAIQAAHAAGLAEDPRWKPMLTRALEFLDDQQIRENCDEADVCYRSQRKGGWTFSNKEQGYAVSDCISEALKSVIILQKTPGYPQLLDDQRIFDAIDTLLTYQNSSGGCSSYEPTRGGEQLEMLNAAEVFGRIMIEYDYPECTTAVVTAISLFTSYWPDYRPAEIRSFIQGALKYIKAAQRPDGSWYGSWGVCFTYGTMFALESLASVGETYHNSPDVRWACEFLISKQRSDGGWSESFESCEKVQYIEHPTGSQIVQTSFALIGLMKADYPFVGPIKKGVQLIMDRQQPNGEWLPEGIEGIFNKSCAITYPNYKFIFTTLAMGMFSRKYPKELQ, encoded by the exons ATGGCCACTGTCACTGTAACCAGAACcgttcctccttctccttttctcGAGAATCTCGATCGGACCCGCTGGAGACTCAAGAACGAGAATGGCCGGCATACATGGCACTAcctcgaggacgacgaggctGCCCGTCGCTGGCCGCAGACCCTGGCGGATAAGTACTACTTAGGGCTTCCTCTG AACCAACCCACCCTCCCAAAACCACAAACACCGCTAGACGCCGTCAAAAAcggcttcaccttcttcgaAAAACTCCAGCTCGCCCCCGGAAACTGGGGCTGCGAATATGGCGGACCCATGTTCCTTCTCCCaggcatcatcatcgcctggGCCGTAACAAACACACCTATCCAACCCGCCTACCGCACCGAAATCCGTAACTACCTTTTCGCCCGCGCCCACCCCCAAGGCGGCTGGGGCCTGCACGTCGAAGGCGAGAGTACCGTCTTCGGCACCGCCCTCAACTATACAGCCCTGCGGCTCCTCGGCGTTGACGCGGAGGAGCCCATCATGGTGAAAGCACGCGGCGTGCTCCACGGGTACGGCGGCGCGGTGAACGCCCCGCACTGGGCCAAGTTCTGGCTTGCGATTCTCGGCGTTTGCCATTGGGATATTGTGAACCCTGTCCCGCCCGAGACGTGGTTGCTGCCGGATTGGGTACCCCTTGCGCCTTGGCGGTGGTGGGTGCATATGCGCCAGGTATTCCTGCCCATGTCCTGGATTTGGTCGAGGAAGTGGACGGCGCCGGAGACGAGTGTTGTGAGGGAATTGAGGAAGGAGTTGTTTGTGCAGCCGTGGGAGAGTATTGAGTGGGCGTCGTACCGGAATGCGATTGCTGATGTTGATAACTATCATCCCAAGTCGTGGGTGCTTAATACTGTGAACTGGGTGCTGGCTGATGTCTGGTGTCCTTACCTGCGCCCGCGCGGGCTGGTGAGGAGGGCTGAGGACTGGGTGAGTAGGCTTGTTGATATGGAGGACGCGAACTCGGATTACTCGGATCTTGCGTGTGTCAATGGGCCGATGAATATGATGGTTTGCTATATTCGGGATGGGCCGGATGCGTACTCTGTTCGACGGCACCGCGAGAGATTGGAGGACTTCTTGTGGGTGAACAGTGAGGGCATGCTGGCCAACGGAACGAATGGTGTGATGTGCTGGGATACAGCATTTGCTATCCAGGCAGCGCACGCAGCTGGTCTGGCTGAAGACCCGCGCTGGAAGCCCATGCTCACCCGGGCTCTGGAGTTTCTCGATGACCAGCAGATCCGCGAGAATTGTGACGAAGCTGATGTCTGCTACCGATCACAACGGAAAGGAGGCTGGACGTTCAGTAACAAGGAGCAGGGATACGCTGTTAGTGACTGTATCTCGGAGGCGTTGAAATCGGTTATCATCTTGCAAAAGACCCCAGGATATCCCCAGCTACTGGACGACCAAAGGATCTTCGACGCAATCGATACCCTTCTCACATACCAGAACTCATCTGGTGGTTGCTCGTCATATGAACCGACCAGGGGGggcgagcagctggagatgctCAACGCAGCGGAGGTATTCGGACGCATCATGATCGAGTACGACTATCCCGAGTGCACGACGGCAGTTGTGACTGCCATCTCTCTGTTCACCAGCTACTGGCCTGACTACCGACCCGCTGAGATCCGGTCATTTATCCAGGGCGCTTTGAAGTATATCAAGGCCGCTCAACGCCCTGACGGAAGCTGGTACGGCAGTTGGGGGGTTTGCTTCACATACGGCACAATGTTTGCACTCGAAAGCCTCGCCTCAGTAGGAGAAACCTACCACAACAGCCCTGACGTCCGATGGGCATGCGAGTTCCTCATTTCCAAGCAGCGCAGCGACGGCGGATGGTCTGAAAGCTTCGAG AGCTGCGAAAAAGTACAGTACATTGAGCATCCCACCGGCTCGCAGATAGTCCAGACCTCATTCGCTCTGATCGGGCTTATGAAGGCAGACTATCCGTTCGTGGGCCCGATCAAGAAGGGCGTCCAGCTGATTATGGACCGCCAGCAGCCCAACGGCGAGTGGTTGCCCGAGGGGATTGAGggcatcttcaacaagaGCTGTGCGATTACGTATCCGAACTACAAGTTTATTTTTACGACGCTGGCGATGGGCATGTTTTCGAGGAAGTATCCTAAAGAGCTGCAGTAG
- a CDS encoding uncharacterized protein (COG:S;~EggNog:ENOG410PR55;~antiSMASH:Cluster_2.7) codes for MDHVETPPDSPYAPLQIPCLSTEPYDDPDFLTYPERAGWDIDRLLAGDFSQHEDAASFLQNWLFFGVLWEAFGPIGRGAKHHYIQPQEGYPNGTITVASLDEQILQLTSFISATFQSDKAAAQTVGHRVETCLRTVSRFCRLATCEGDPRPGFKVWPLSPEIDLSIRALSQRLSWSFATSAMNLVFSSSTGGLEFSCAWLPLRRMQAAGWCISEVAMVEETFTSASAYYTSELKPPPSSEEKDHSECTRNLCMARQLNEETYRTAHCPTPHTTAECDCQHYGPHIEDVTAILESGGIPLLSITPTKKEPYIKVEVERYTEGKRYIAFSHVWSDGLGNPSANTLPQCQLQRIHGLLDDLVSGIRSIDLVNRLAFKELWKKKFHGPSLLFWMDTMCIPVAEEHRELRSKAIKSMKAVYERAFRVLVLDADIQSFPSSDYTQSFMRIRLSAWMRRLWTLNEGVLANKLCIKFADGFLDVQERAEAAQKESYESELTSIKGSFGTPSRDADNFHWKFRLLRINVISEPDPRLVKRTETSITSPGAKRCFAIMEAFSAALYRSTSKERDEMLCFASLIGWDTSLLKGLPFEDHMHALLSTESQLPQGMLFLAGPRMRQRGWRWAINRFGNCGAKRLNVKSDDMTPGLVTEDGFVVDYSALVLPAGYTREQLERATVSAELGNGIVGTFEIIRHDEGISNATAESESQSEDSDYDQLYVLFWDAIGTIAPRTPMPAAIVSGPSNEDLVKGEVVYRFECLAYLEVLEKGVGELEKDDGLAQLVRKKWTIG; via the coding sequence ATGGACCACGTAGAGACACCACCAGACTCCCCATATGCTCCTCTGCAAATTCCATGTCTCAGCACGGAACCCTATGACGACCCCGACTTCTTAACATACCCAGAGCGTGCAGGCTGGGACATCGATCGGTTACTAGCAGGAGACTTCTCCCAACATGAAGACGCCGCATCCTTTCTCCAGAACTGGCTCTTCTTCGGAGTCCTCTGGGAAGCATTCGGTCCGATTGGCAGGGGCGCAAAGCACCACTACATCCAGCCGCAAGAAGGCTACCCGAATGgcaccatcaccgtcgccTCGCTCGACGAAcagatcctccagctcacATCCTTTATCAGCGCCACTTTTCAAAGTGACAAAGCTGCTGCGCAGACCGTGGGACATCGCGTCGAAACATGTCTCAGGACTGTATCCCGGTTCTGTCGTCTTGCGACGTGTGAAGGGGACCCTCGCCCGGGATTCAAGGTGTGGCCGCTGTCGCCTGAGATTGACCTCTCTATTAGGGCATTAAGCCAGCGGTTATCTTGGAGCTTTGCAACAAGCGCGATGAATCTCGTCTTCAGTTCTTCGACTGGGGGGTTGGAATTTTCTTGCGCCTGGCTTCCACTCAGGCGCATGCAGGCGGCTGGGTGGTGCATCAGCGAAGTCGCTATGGTCGAAGAGACTTTCACTTCTGCATCGGCGTATTATACATCTGAATTGAAAccgccgccatcttcagagGAGAAGGATCATTCCGAGTGTACGAGGAACTTGTGTATGGCGCGGCAACTTAACGAGGAGACGTACCGTACAGCACATTGTCCTACACCTCATACAACTGCAGAATGTGACTGTCAGCATTACGGTCCACACATTGAAGATGTGACTGCCATCCTTGAATCCGGGGGTATTCCATTGCTATCCATCACGCCGACCAAGAAGGAACCATACATCAAAGTTGAGGTGGAGCGATACACTGAAGGGAAACGATACATCGCGTTTTCACACGTCTGGTCCGACGGGCTGGGGAATCCCTCCGCGAACACTCTGCCTCAATGTCAGCTACAGCGCATCCACGGTCTGTTAGACGATCTTGTCTCCGGGATACGCTCAATCGATCTCGTTAATAGATTAGCCTTCAAAGAgctgtggaagaagaagttccatGGGCCGTCGCTTTTATTCTGGATGGACACCATGTGCATCCCTGTCGCTGAAGAACACCGTGAACTGCGCTCAAAGGCCATTAAGTCTATGAAGGCCGTCTACGAACGAGCTTTTCGCGTTCTGGTTCTTGATGCTGACATTCAGTCGTTCCCCTCCAGTGACTATACGCAGTCATTCATGCGGATCCGACTGTCCGCGTGGATGAGACGTCTCTGGACCCTCAACGAAGGTGTCCTCGCAAACAAACTGTGTATTAAATTTGCAGACGGATTCTTAGACGTCCAAGAACGCGCAGAGGCGGCACAGAAGGAGAGCTACGAGTCTGAACTGACCAGTATCAAAGGGTCATTCGGAACTCCCAGTCGCGACGCTGACAATTTCCATTGGAAgttccgccttcttcgaATTAATGTCATATCGGAGCCTGATCCGCGTCTGGTTAAACGCACAGAAACAAGTATCACGAGTCCTGGAGCCAAACGGTGCTTCGCGATCATGGAAGCCTTCAGTGCTGCCTTGTACCGCTCGACAAGTAAAGAGAGGGATGAAATGCTCTGTTTCGCAAGTTTGATCGGGTGGGACACGTCCTTGCTAAAGGGGCTTCCATTCGAAGACCATATGCATGCATTACTATCAACTGAGTCCCAGCTCCCACAGGGCATGTTGTTTCTTGCTGGGCCGAGAATGAGGCAGCGCGGCTGGCGATGGGCCATCAACCGATTTGGGAACTGTGGTGCAAAGAGACTGAATGTTAAATCCGATGATATGACTCCTGGCCTTGTTACTGAGGACGGATTTGTCGTTGATTACAGTGCACTGGTTTTACCGGCGGGTTATACAAGGGAGCAGCTAGAACGCGCAACCGTGTCTGCCGAGCTGGGGAATGGGATCGTGGGCACATTCGAAATCATACGGCATGATGAAGGCATAAGTAACGCCACAGCGGAGTCTGAGTCTCAGTCCGAGGACTCCGATTATGACCAGCTGTACGTGTTGTTCTGGGATGCCATTGGGACCATCGCCCCTAGGACTCCGATGCCAGCTGCAATCGTTTCAGGGCCTTCTAATGAGGACCTTGTGAAGGGGGAGGTGGTGTACCGGTTCGAGTGCCTCGCGTATTTGGAGGTACTCGAAAAAGGTGTAGGGGAATTGGAAAAGGACGATGGATTGGCTCAATtggtgaggaagaagtggaCCATTGGGTAA